TATGGGTCCGGGtgctgactttgtgtacagacccatGAGTAGCTTATTGAGCAGGCGTTACATGATAGTGCTATggggtccgggtactgacttgGTAAAAAGGCCTGTGAATAGCTCAAAATGCGAGCATTACATAGTATGAGGTAGCTCTGGCTACTTATATGGCACTTGGGTGCAAACTTCCCGTGTATCCATTAGTATTCCGAATGTTCAACGGGTAACTCGAAAAGTGAGTTGGTGATAATTCCAATGGGATATGTCATTAGAGAGAATGAACTTGAGTTATTTTACGGGTGATTACAAGTATGTGTACTAAACTTATAAATAAGGCCTTCTTATGTGACGAGATGTAGCAAGTATGCGTAAATGAAGTGAACAGTAAGATAGAGAGGTCTAAATGAGATAATCATTCAAGTTTAATAAATTATCATCTGATGAATGAGttcctatttatatattatttgcatatatgtacttactaagctttatgcttactcccttcctttccattttcttatagtgctgtcaAGCTCGTATCGGGGATcaagggacgtcggaggcattgatcacactatcacttgaagcttttggtatagttaaTTTAAATGTTgtaattttggcatgtatagggactcgaatcTTTGGTTTAGTGTCTTGTTAGACTAGACACAAGTGTTGGCTCTTATAATGGATGTGAtaacattttgtataggccattactGTTGGCTAATATCAATTATTATTAgatgcatttgatgcaaatttccaatgattgtggctgatttggttatatACGTTACActtgtattggtttggttgatCTTGTGTAAGttagtgtaagtaagggtggcaaagaggcttggtaactAGCCTTAATTTTGTCAACATGggcagacatacgggcgtgtgtcaaaACTTTGTacgacacatggtctgccccacgGGTGTggagtccggccgtgtgtcccctgcacttcagttttacaagtcagtatgcatggtagtaaacatacgggcggagacacagccgtgtgttttagccgtgtgaagggcacgacctaacacacgggcgtgtgcctcggCTGTGTGACCCTTAAGAGTTGATgatgttagaaacagaatgtcaaggtttttacacacAGGCTACTCACGGGCGTGTGTtgggccatgtgaaaacccctgtagattcgaatttggaattaaattcacacAGGTTTAGAGCACGGGTGTGTTCCCTTGTGCTTAGCCCGTGTGAATCACACAGGCCTTTAGCATGGCCATGTCAAaatgggcacacgggcgtgtggccctgtttcataatgaaaatttcctaagtcctcaaacatttctaaagtttttcggtttagtcccgaaccacctcaaTGTATAATTTGGGCCTTTTAAGCCCGTTTGAGGGATGTTGCACATGAGAACGAAAAGTTTtaaatagaatgaaatttttttatatagcCCGGGTTTGGCTGAATGCTTATGTTAAAGTCCGATaatacctcgtatcctgtccTGGTGTCgggcacgggtaaggggtgttacaaattcgcTTAACCGTAACATAATTAACTACAGAaccaacttaaaaatatttacgagtccaaTTTACGGAAACGAAGTCCCGGGAATACGCTTTTCGACACCCCTGACTATCGAGTCATTACAAAATAACTCAATccgaaatataaaattttaaaaatcatatttaatacaacaaaatatttattatatttgttGCTACGTTGGATGATATGGTCTAATCGCAATTATTTTGTTTGGACAGAGGAAGATGTGGTAGCGGCATTAGTCATTCGGCTGCTGATGCTTTTCAGACCCATTGGTAGCAGTCAATTGGGGTGTTTGTTGCGACTGATGCGAGTAGTGATTGCGATGAAGTGACTCGTGATCGAGAAATGGCTAGTTGGGCACCTTTACAAGGTGACTTGCTAAAATGTaatgaaaatttttcatgtttggaGCAAGAAGGGCTACAGGGTATGCAGCCGTAGTTCAGGATTCTACGAGTTGTGTGCTTAAAagttttttaagttttatttatggTTATTTCAATCCTTCCATAGCTAAAGCTTTTGCCATTAGGGAGGCCTTGTCATGGTTAAAATCTTTTTGGCTTCGATAATTTTATAGTTGAATTGGATTGCCTGCTTGTAATTTCGAATTTGTCACGCCCACCTTCTGATTTTTCTGAACTAGGTGTGTTGTTACGTGATTGTTTATTGATGAAGAATAAGTTTCAACACACGTCTTTCTATTGAACTTATTGGTGTGTCAACAAGGCGGCTCATTCCTTAGCTCGAGTGACTTTGTTATATGCAAATCACATGGAATGAGATGACTTTTCCATCGTTTCTTTTAATAAGGATGTTTCGTCTGTAACTGAAGATAATTTGATTGAAGAGTATGGTTGATAGGTTCAAGTGTGTGGGGTGAGCCTACTATCTTGGGTTTTAATGAAGTTAAATTATTTTAGTTGTTTATCCTGTCATATCTATTTGCTTCCAAAAAGAACTCATTCGTATCTTGGTGAAAATTGACTGATCCTATTGTACCACATGGGTCATGGAACCAACAATCAGCCATTAGCGGTAGTATAGGGACGTGACGCGGCGGTGTTACTTGTAAGGCTGTGGGTTGAATGTGGATGGGCAAGTACCAGTGATTGTGGAAAGATCCGAGCAGGAAGAAACTTGAAAGTGATGGCAGGCTTAGGTAAAACAAGTTTGAGCGCAAGAACAAAAGGTTCAATGGCGTCTTCAAGCCATAAACGTCACACGACAATGATATTCATAATTGTTAACTTGGAATAGTTTAAAATTCAAATTGGATTTGATTATAAAATTAACAATCATTGATTCAAATGATCTGATTCtactaattaaaatataaaaactataaTATATCATTATATTATATGAAAACACCTCTTCAAAGCACAAAAAGAAAAGACACATTTATTAGTAGAAAATTTAAGCACTTGAAGATACACTGTAATTCGGCTAATGACAACACTAAAATTAAGATACCTGGACAATGACTATAAATtataaggaaaaagaaaaagaaattctcGTGAATTCAGATCGTATTCAAGCCGCTGAGAGTCCTTATTGCTCCTCACATGGCAAATAACAGTGGGGGAAAGCTACCTCTTTTGGTCAGCTTCTGGGGAAATGAAGATGGAGGAAGTCAACGGACGCGTCTGAAAGTTATGAGAGAAAAAATTAAGAATTCTTGGGTTGAATTCAACGATTTTGCTAGGAAAGCATTGGAAATGGGACGTTCTGATCCTAGGAAAGTTTTATTTGCGGTAAAAATGGGGCTGGCATTGTCACTTACGTCTTTGCTCATATTCTGGAAAGGATCATATCAGGATTTTGCTCAATATTCAATCTGGGCAATCCTCACGGTCATAGTGATGTTTGAATTCAGCATTGGTACTTCATCTACTCAtaatctttttttctctttttggtgAATTTCATCAAAGTTTCGTTATTGGTTAGACTGTTTGGTTTGCCTCTGAGCAGGAGCAACCTTCATCAAAGGATTTAATCGTGGATTGGGAACACTTTGTGCTGGGATACTTGCATTTTGCTTTGCTGAGTTATCTGTGGTGGCCGGCAAGTTCGAGGAAGTTGTCATTGTAATAAGCATTTTCTTAACAGGTCAGtgtttttcttattttctcttctAGAAATTCCCGAATTATATCCATATCCGGCTTCCCTGTCGATTTAGGTTGAAAGCAACGGACAGTTTTTAAGTCTTTAACATATTTCTTTGCCGTGGATAGGATTCTGCGCATCCTATTTGAAGCTGTACCCGACAATGAAGCCTTACGAATATGGATTTCGAGTATTCGTATTGACATATTGTATCCTTATGGTAGCTGGTAACCGGACCAGGGAATATAGTCAGGCagttttaactcggttggtgcttATAGCAGCTGGAGCTGGTGTTACTTTGGTCGTAAATATATGTATTTTCCCAATTTGGGCTGGTGAATCTCTGCATAAATTGGTGGTGAAAAATTTTAAGGACCTTGCCACTTCTTTGGAAGGTTGCCTTTTCATTCACGTAACAAAACAGTCTAACCACTCCTTACATTCCTTTCTTCACTAATTTTGTTCTTGTTATTCAGGTTGCGTCAACGGGTACTTGAAATGTGTGGAATACGAGAGAATTCCGTCGAAAATTCTTACATACCAAGCTGCCGATGATCCACTTTATAATTGTTACCGATCAGTGGTGCAGTCTACAAGCGAAGAAGATACATTGGTATCTGCAATTGCATGAGCTATAAATTATGCAACAGTTTTCACTTGTTTGCACAACAGATTCCAGGGGTTGAAATGGTGTTAATCAAATTTGTCCTTTTGCAGCTTGGTTTTGCGAGTTGGGAACCTCCTCATGGACCTTATAGGCATAATTATCCTTGGGAAAACTTTGTCAAAGTAAGCGGTGCAGTGAAGCACTGTGCTTTCACGGTTATGGCACTGCATGGTTGCATCCTTTCGGAAATACAGGTTAGTACCTACGCTTCATCTAGTGCATCCTTGTTATAAAAACTTATCTACTTAAGAAGAGCGTCATTGAATTGGAAAGTGTAAGGTAGGCTGGCCATAGATGAAAGCGGAATTTGTATTATTGAAGTACTGATTCATTTGGCTTGATGTGGAAATATTATAATTATAGGCCCCTGCGGACCGAAGGCATGTCTTTTCCAATGAGCTTCAGAAGGTGGGGTCGGAAGGCGCGAAAGTGTTACGTGAGCTTGGAAGCAAATTAGAGAAGATGGAAAAACTGA
This window of the Gossypium arboreum isolate Shixiya-1 chromosome 12, ASM2569848v2, whole genome shotgun sequence genome carries:
- the LOC108476785 gene encoding aluminum-activated malate transporter 9-like yields the protein MANNSGGKLPLLVSFWGNEDGGSQRTRLKVMREKIKNSWVEFNDFARKALEMGRSDPRKVLFAVKMGLALSLTSLLIFWKGSYQDFAQYSIWAILTVIVMFEFSIGATFIKGFNRGLGTLCAGILAFCFAELSVVAGKFEEVVIVISIFLTGFCASYLKLYPTMKPYEYGFRVFVLTYCILMVAGNRTREYSQAVLTRLVLIAAGAGVTLVVNICIFPIWAGESLHKLVVKNFKDLATSLEGCVNGYLKCVEYERIPSKILTYQAADDPLYNCYRSVVQSTSEEDTLLGFASWEPPHGPYRHNYPWENFVKVSGAVKHCAFTVMALHGCILSEIQAPADRRHVFSNELQKVGSEGAKVLRELGSKLEKMEKLSPGDILKNVHEAAEQLQQKIDHKSYVLVNSEGWEIGGRPMELDLEDLINAAEDENMKLGSKSLSEAVLEVRSVSVGTAFCYDAKNTLRTWPSNVSANGGSVVKGDEFKTYESASALSLATFASLLIEFVARLGNVVSSFEELSLKANFKDPPIINMPPEPCKEGVATWVV